The genome window CTGGGCATCTTCGCTTCACTGGATTACTGGGACTTCTTGGTCTACACAGGGGCCCTGATTCTGGCTTTCAGCCTGCTGTTCTGGATCACCTGGTATTCCTTCAACATCAGGGTGTCTCTTGAGAAACTGGACTTTTAGCTTGGCCgtgggcagaggaggaaggaCCCAGGCTTCACatgcagctgtctgcaagcctgCATCCTTGGGCAGTCAGAGGAACAGGAACATGTCACCGCTCCCACCCCGGATGCTCTGCCAGGGACCAGGTGAGTGCACGCGTGACCTGCCTGACAGGGTGGCCAGGGAGGCTGGGACAAGCAGGGGCAGGCCGGAACCTTCTGAGACTGAAAGGGCAAGAAGCTGGAACACTGCACCCAGCTGCGGATTCCATCATCCCGGGCTCTGGCTGCGTCTGTGGTGACCAGCCAGGAAAGCATTGGGATGTATTTTCTCCCCTGAGGACCTTTATCCTCAAAGAGATGAGAAAGGGTGTCTCCACAGCCCCTTCCACTTCTGGTAGGCCACGAATAGTCCTGCCATGCAGAAGGAAGTTGGCCCTTAGGAGAAAAGAAGCCGTCTTGATTCCCTGCTGGAGAGAAGAGCCTTTAGCGCTAGGAGTGCACGGCAAGTTCCCCAGTTGCTGCATGCACTCTGCATAGAAGGAGGGCTGGGAGCGGGGCTAGGGTGGGAGGAAACAGAAGAGGACCACCCAGAATGGCCCTTCTTACACTGTTCCTCCCTGCAGATGGGGTGTGCATGCCTGGGGAGGGGTCAGGACCTGCCTTACGTGCACTCGCAGGGGGTGTGCCTCCTCTGTTGGTgcttctcccacccaccctcctcacgCACATTCCCATGCAGCCAGCATGCCCACTCCCACAGGCCTGGGAGACCCGAAAGAGACCACAACTGACCATTTCGCTGGCCAGGCCACCCTCACCGCTGGGCCAGCGGCTTGCTGGGTGCGTGCAACCACGGAGACAGATCATTGTCAGATTTTTCACATGGACTCAAAGCACCAAAGACAGAGCTGTTCCTGCCCCACAGCTCTGATTAGAGATGTGGACTGAGGCTGGAACCCATGGTTGGATGCCCATCATTGGCTCCCTGCCAGGTGGGCAGGGACCTGATCTCAGGAGCAGCTGGCACTCCCTTTTGAGGGCTGGATGTAAGAGTAAAGGCCACTGCTGTGGGTTGGAAGGAGGAAATAATAATTACGTCTTTCCCAGGGCATTCCATCTGACCTTTGGAACTGTGAGACATGAGCAGCAATGTGAAGGGGTTTTGGGGGGCTAGGGTCAACCTGTTCTGGACAGACGGGAGaaagagaggcagaggcagagcacCTGGGTCCCACTCCAAGCAGCACCACCTGTTCACTGAGCAGTGCTGGACAGGTTGCATcatgctctgagcctcagtattctcatctgtaaaatgagggcaatGTTACCTGCCCTTGTGGTTGCAGTGGTCAAAAAGAGGTGAGGCAGAAAAAGGCTCTTTGCACACAATGTGGTTCTTACACATGTTGAGTGTTGCTAAACATATGATAGATGGCGAGTAAAGTGACCCAGAGTTCCAACTGGGAGTACCTTGGTGCACCTCAAATTCATAGTGCCGGGGGTCTGTTTACAGTTTGCATCATGAAACCTCAAAGCAAAAAGTAACCCCTAGTTTGTTTGCTCATTCACGAGGGTGCATCAGGCACCGTGCAAGGCAGGCACTGGGGGATGCAGTAAAGAATAAGACACATGAAGGTTTTCCCTCAGGGCTTTCCCATCAGGTGAGAGACAGACATTAACCAAAGAGTCTCAGTAACAAAGGTACAAAACAGTCAAGTGAGGACTAGGAAGAAAAGGAATGTCACTCCATGGAAATGAACATTCAGTGGAGAAACTGACCCAGAAGGTGGAGTCTTTCTGGGAAAGGCAACACTTGAGCAAAGGTCCTGGGGTGGCAGGAAATGAAACAGCAGGGAGAGTGTAGGGCGGAGGGTAAGGGCAGCAGAGGGTAAGGGCACCGCCTGCTGTAGGCAGAGCCTTGTAGGTTCTCTTACggattttgttcattattttaagaacagtgagaagctatTACAGAGATGGAAGCAGGGGTGGGAGCTTGATATACCTGGATCTATGTTTCCAAAAGACCTTCCTGGCTGCAGcatggatgatgatgatgatgattccAGATCAAGCCCATTTGGGGAGCTACATCACTTGCCCAAACAACAAGGGGTCCCCCGTGTGAGGGCCCTTGCCCTGCACATCCTGCCCTCATTGAACAGAAGGAAGTTCAACAGCCCAGTAGTGAAACGCACAGGCCCAGATGCAGACTATCTGGTCTGAATCCGGTTGTGTTCCTTACTAGCTATGGGGCCTGGGTAACTTACTTTACCTCCCCATGCCCtaatttcctaatctgtaaaatggagatggtgCTAAGAATAGCTCCTGTTTCAAAGCTGATGCTAA of Manis javanica isolate MJ-LG chromosome 4, MJ_LKY, whole genome shotgun sequence contains these proteins:
- the TMEM238L gene encoding transmembrane protein 238-like, which encodes MLLERLWGRCNPGQCAFLLVLALLLDTVGLVLLLLGIFASLDYWDFLVYTGALILAFSLLFWITWYSFNIRVSLEKLDF